A window of Spodoptera frugiperda isolate SF20-4 chromosome 17, AGI-APGP_CSIRO_Sfru_2.0, whole genome shotgun sequence contains these coding sequences:
- the LOC118277017 gene encoding ceramide phosphoethanolamine synthase, with protein sequence MMWPSSQASKILTFLLLVIVVYCICMDTLLFLRIQNYKIDIFDVETNVTHESTTLKESRTLPSYEESTWVPCTINPLCHPTVKALMVDHINHYIYGPLCAIVDLGLGISENMKFITPNMISFFHVFVALVGAKLVTSPSLASRRIGVVLFQIRMFLDDLDGHVARERKHIKGEKSEVGTLGYWVDGICDTLGVIAMMVGITLYLRNNPPRRGYKNTPVSTLPYHQLKEINSTEDIEKDHNTDNGISYKTKVTFQKIIQVIGLFSGQMLLSSLSWNRYIDIYQDLLENCTEYDVIRRETMFKSGKFFFASGIWRITNPHSYLHALSLAVFCDKTWCFLKTVHYIGYLGLVVSVGISEFLIDNIRSYVMAGIEGR encoded by the coding sequence ATGATGTGGCCCTCATCACAAGCGAGTAAAATACTCACGTTTCTACTTCTAGTCATTGTTGTATACTGCATATGCATGGACACACTACTATTTTTAAGGatacaaaactataaaattgaTATATTCGATGTAGAAACAAATGTAACGCACGAATCCACAACGTTGAAGGAAAGTAGAACGTTACCGAGCTACGAGGAATCGACATGGGTTCCTTGTACCATAAACCCTTTGTGCCATCCGACGGTTAAAGCGTTAATGGTGGATCATATCAACCACTATATTTATGGGCCTTTGTGTGCGATCGTGGATTTAGGTCTAGGCATTTCTGAGAACATGAAGTTCATAACACCGAACATGATATCGTTCTTCCATGTTTTCGTTGCACTGGTTGGAGCGAAACTTGTCACCAGTCCCAGTTTAGCTTCGAGGAGGATAGGTGTAGTGCTGTTCCAAATACGCATGTTCCTGGATGACCTGGATGGCCATGTAGCTAGAGAGAGAAAGCATATAAAGGGAGAGAAGTCTGAAGTTGGAACGCTAGGGTACTGGGTGGACGGTATTTGTGACACGTTAGGTGTTATCGCCATGATGGTGGGGATCACTCTGTACTTACGAAACAATCCCCCAAGGCGGGGGTACAAGAACACGCCTGTCAGCACCCTGCCTTACCACCAGTTGAAAGAAATCAATTCCACGGAAGATATAGAGAAGGACCACAATACAGACAACGGGATTTCGTACAAAACTAAAGTGACCTTCCAGAAAATAATCCAAGTTATTGGCCTGTTCTCCGGCCAAATGCTGCTGTCTTCATTATCCTGGAACAGATACATAGATATTTACCAAGACTTGTTAGAGAACTGCACTGAATACGATGTAATAAGACGCGAAACTATGTTCAAGTCTGGTAAGTTTTTCTTCGCGTCAGGCATTTGGAGGATAACGAACCCTCACAGTTACCTCCATGCCCTCTCCCTAGCAGTGTTCTGTGATAAAACCTGGTGTTTCCTAAAAACTGTACACTACATCGGCTATTTAGGGTTAGTCGTGTCCGTTGGTATTTCAGAATTCCTAATTGATAATATTAGATCGTACGTCATGGCGGGAATTGAAGGGCGAtga